The genomic window CGGCTGCGGGCCCGGGAGCGTGGAGGGGGGTGAGGCGGAATGCCGTTCCTGCGGGACGCGGTCGAGGCGATCAGTGCCAACTGGTCGGAGCTGTCAGGGCTGCTGGACGCGGCCGAGCGGGACGAGGTCGTGGCGATCATGGCGGACGCCGACGCGGACCCCTGGGCCGCCGCCGACGAGCTGCGCGACCTGGTCAAGCCCCTGCTGCCGCCCGGCCACCCGGTGCGCGAGGCGCTGACCCCGTCGGGACTGCGCTTCCACGCCGGGGAGACACTGGAGGCCGACCACCCCGCGCTGCGGGAGTCGTTGCGCCACTTCCGCGGGCTCCTGGCGGCCGAGGGGTCCGCCGCGCCAGCCGTCGCCGGAGAGCCGGCGCCGGCCGGCGGCCCGGCGTACGCGCCGGAGCCCGCCGCCCCGCCCCGCTACGTACCCGACGCCGACGACACCTGGCTGCTCGCCGAACCCGCCAGGCCCGCCGCCGAGTTGGGACTCAGCCCCGAGCAGGCCGGGCGGCTGATCGTGCTGACCGACGCCCAAGGGGTGGAGCGCGCGCCCGCCTTCCAGCTCGACCCGCGCACCGGCACGCCGTATCCGGTCGTGGTCGAGATCAACCAGCTGCTGTCGGCCGACGAGGACCCGTGGGGCGCCGCCGACTGGTGGCTGGGCTCCAACGTGTGGCTCGACGCCCCGCCCGCGCGGCTGCTGGGCACCGGAGTGGACCACGCACTGCTGTCCGCCGCGCGGGCCGAGATCCCGGAGTGGTGAGTACGTGCCCGACCAGATGATCCCCGCCCCGACGGTCCGGGCCGCGCCGCACCGCCATGTGCTGCCCGCCGGAACGGAGTTGTGGCGGGTGCACAGCGTCCGCCGCGCCGCGACCGACTTCAAGGCCGTCCCGGCGGACCTGCACTGGGGCGGCGGGCGGTTCTGCGACATCAGGGACGAGCTGAGCACCGACCGGCGCCCGTATCTCTACGCCGGCCTGTCGCCGCTGACCGCCGTGTGCGAGACGCTGGCCCGCGACCTGCGGACCCGCCAGGACGGCCGGCGGCGGATCACCCAGCCCCGGGTGCGGGACATGCTGCTGTCCAAGGTCGTCGCGGCCGTCGACCTGCCGCTGGTCGACCTGACGGACAACTCCCACCTGGCCGCGGTCCACCAGGACATCTGGCTGGTCCAGGCGCAGGCCCCGGAGTATCCGCGCACCCGCCGCTGGGGCTCGTGGATCCGCGGCCAGGCGTCCTGGGCGGTGGGCATCAGGTGGCCGTCCCGCCAGGACTCCGGCCTGGTCTCGGGCGAGGTCTGCGCCCTCTACGACCGCACCGGCGGCCCGGGGCTGCTCAAGCCGTCCTCGGACGACCCGCTGGAGCTGAACTCCGCGGCGGGCCGCGACTACCTCAACGACCTGCTCGCGCCGCTGCGCATCCGCGTCGAGCACCCCCGCAGGCGCCCCTGACCGTCCGGCGGCCGCCCGCCGGACGGTCGCGACGCGTCGGCGGCCGCCGAAGGGTGCGGCGCGCATGATGGACATATGTCACTCGCCGCCACCGCCGCACTGCTCGCCGACCGCACCCGTGCCGCCTTCTGCCTGGCGCTGCTCGACGGCCGGGCGTGGACCGCGGGCGAGCTGGCGCGGCACGCGGGGGTGGCGCCGTCCACCGCGAGCGAGCACCTGTCCCGGCTGGTCGCCGGCGGCCTGCTGGCCGAGGAGCGGCAGGGCAGGCACCGCTACGTACGCCTGGCCGACAACGCGGCGGCGCTGGTCGAGGACCTGTCCGCCTACGCGCTCGACGCCGGTGCCGCGCCGGCCCCGCACAGTCTGCGCGAGTCGGTGCGCAGGAGCGCCGAGGCGCGGGCCAGGACCTGCTACGACCACCTCGCCGGCCGCCTCGGGGTGGCCGTCGCCGACGCGGCCCTCGAACGGCGGCTGGTCACCGACGACGCCGGGCTCGCCGTGACGGAGGCGGGCCGGGCCTGGCTGGCCGGGCTCGGCATCGACGTCGCCGCCCTGCGGGGCGGCCGCCCGGTGCTCCGCCGCTGCCTGGACTGGACCGAGCGCCGGCACCACCTGGCCGGCGCGGTCGGCGCGGCCCTGTGCGCGCGGGCCTTCGAGCTCGGTTGGGTGGAGCGGATCGGCTCGGGCCGGGCGCTGAAGGTCACCGCGGACGGCGAGCGGGCGTTCCGCGACCAGCTCGCCGTCGACCTACGCGCCTGACGGCGAACGGCGCGGCGGGCGGGCGGCGGGCGGCGTCAGTATCCGCCGCCGCCGGGGTTCTGCGAGGACGACTTGGTGATCTGCTTGCCGTTGGTGCCGAGCACGTACCACTTGGCGCCGAAGTTGTTCAGGCCCTGCCCGTTGACGTTGCCCGGCTTCTTGTCGCCGGCGAAGTGGTAGAGCGGGTGGCCGTTGTACGTCACCTGCATCGAGCCGTCCGAGCGCTTGGTGGTGGAGAGCTTCTTGCTCTGGGCGCCGCCGGACGCGGTCGGCTTCCCCTTCACGATCAGCGGCGGCCACGCGGTGGCGCAGGCACCGGTGCAGGTCGACTTCGTCGTCTTGTCGGCCTGGAAGAGGTAGAGCGTGAGGTTCTTGTCGTTCACGAGGATCTTGCCCAGCGGCACCGACTTGGTGTTCACCGTCGCCGGAGCGGCCTTCGCCGCCTCCTCCATCGCGTAGGAGGTGGAGGGGGACGCCGTCTTCCCGGCGGACGAGCTGGGGCTGCCGCTGCCGGAGCAGGCGGTCACCGCGGCGGTGGCGAGCGCCGTACTCGCGACGGCGGCGGCGATGCGGACATGGGGCCTCACGGCGACTCCTCGGCTCTACGGGTGGGGCCGCCCGGGGCGGGCGGACGGCGGCCCGCCTGGCAGGGGCCGCACGTCCACTACACGACGGCGCCCGCCGTCCGGCCACACGGGAGCGCCGTCCGGGGCATGGGTCACCGGCGCGGCCTGGCGCGTACGTGCATGCGCTCGCCCTGCCGGCCGAAGAGGCTGAGCACCTCGGCCGGTTGGCCGCCGGCGCCGCTGAACCAGTGCGGCAGCCGGGTGTCGAACTCGGCTGCCTCCCCCGGCTCCAGCGTCAGGTCGTGGTCGGCCAGCACCAGCCGCAGCCGGCCGTGCAGCACGTACAGCCACTCGTAGCCCTCGTGCGTGCGCAGGTCGGGTTCGCTGCCGCGGGCCGGGACGATCATCTTGTACGCCTGCAGCGGGCCGGGCCCACGGGACAGCGGTACGACCGTGCCCCCGTTCGGCAGGCTGCGCGGCGCCAGCCGTACCCGCGGGTCCCCGACCTCGGGCGCGCCGACCAGGTCGTCCAGCGGTACGCGGTAGGCGGCCGCGAGCGGCAGCAGCAGCTCCAGGCTGGGGCGGCGGTGGCCGGACTCCAGCCGGGACAGCGTGCTCTTGGAGATGCCGGTGGTCTCGGAGAGCGCGGCCAGCGTGAGCCTGCGCTCGGCCCGCAGGCGCCTGAGCCGGGGGCCGACCCCGTCGAGCACCGCTTGGTGGGGCGCCGAAGTGTCCATAGGCGCATTCCACAGCGCCGTCCCGGAAACAGCAACGGGAGTTGCCACCCTCTCGCGGGCCGGTCCACCCTGCCCGGTATGAGCGCTGACGCATCCACCCGAGGGCCCGCACAAGGGCAGCAGCACCACGGCAACGGAGACCACGGCCACGGAGGCCCGGGCCACGGAGACCACGGTCACGCCGGCCACGGCCAGCGGACCGACATCGACTGGGAGGCGATGGCCGACACCCTGGAGAACGCCGGTGAGCTGCGGCTGCCGCTGCTGCGCACGACGGCGGCCCGGCTACGGGAACTGCTCGGGCCGCGGCACGACGTCCGCCGCGTCCTCGACGTCGGCAGCGGCCCCGGCGTGATGACCTGCGTCCTGGCCGAGGAGTTCGGCGACGCCGAGGCGGTCGCCGTCGACGGCACCCAGGCGCTGCTCGACCGCACCCTGGCCCGCGCGGAACGGCTCGGCCTCGGGAGCAGGGTCGGCACCAAACTCGCCGAGCTGCCCGACGGCCTGGACGACGGCCTCGGCCGCGCCGACCTGGTGTGGAGCAGCATGGCCGTGCACCACCTCGGCGACCAGCAGGGCGCACTCGACGCGCTGGCCGGGACGCTGCGGCCCGGCGGCCTGCTCGCCGTGGCCGAGGGCGGCCTGCCGATGCGCTTCCTGCCGCGCGACATCGGCGTCGGCCGGCCCGGGCTGCAGGCCAGGCTGGACGCGGTGCAGGAGGAGTGGTTCGCGATCATGCGGGCGGAACTGCCCGGCTACACGCCTGCGGTCGACGACTGGCCGGCGATGCTCACCCGGGCCGGACTGGCCGAGGTCACGACCTTCACCACCGTCCTGGACATCCCCGGCCCGCTGCCCGCCCCGGCGCGCGCCCACCTGCACGCCTACCTGAGCCGGGTCCGCGAGACCGTCGCGGGATCGCTCCCCGAGGACGACCTCAGCACCCTGGACACCCTGCTGTCCCCGACCGCTCCTGAGGGCATCGCGCACCGCGCCGACGCCTTCCTGCTGGCGCCGACCACGGTCTTCGCGGGCACCCGCGCCTCGGTGTGAGGCCGCGCCGCCGCGGACGAGGCCGGCGACCCGGCGGGCGTTACGGCGCCGGGTCGCCGGCCTCGTCCGCGGCGGGACGGGCGACGTAGGAGGTGATGCGGCCGGCGAGCGTGTCGTACTCGGCGGCCGTCAGGCCGAGGCGCGCCTGGCGCAGGACGGCCTGAACCAGGGGCCACCGCTCCTCCACCCGGCTGCGGCCGGACGCGGAACCGGGGTCCGTGCCGCGGCCGAGTGGTGCGGCCGTGGCGTCGGCCTCGCGCAGCACGGCGGCGGCGCCCTCGCGCCCGGCCCCCGCCAGCTGCTCTGCCGTGACGCCGACCGCGCGGGCCATCCGGGCCAGCGTGTCGTCGGGGCTGCGGACCGGCACCTTGGCGCGGCTGACCAGCTGGTAGCCGGAGACCAGCTGGCGCCACCGGGTCTCGCTGATCCCCGCCCGCCGGGCGGCCTCCCGCTGGGAGAGCCGCGAGCCGACCAGCGCTTGCTTGATCAGCTGTCCCTCGGGTGGCGCGTCCGGGCCCTCAGTCATGCGACCGAGCTTCGCACAACTACGCATTCTGCGTCCACCTGCTTCGGATTTTTCGCCCCGCCTGCCCAAGGCCTACCTGTGCGTATCCGTGTCAGTACGCAGGTAAAGCCGCGTAGCTTGCGCGTACTACTTGTCGCACGCGCTACTACGCGCTACGTTCTCCTCATGGCACCACGCACCCGCACCAGGCCGAGCCGGCTCCACCAGGAGCCGGAGGCGGTCACGTGGGCGCGGGAGAAGGCGGGCCTCACCAAGCGCGCCCTCGCCGACCAGGTCGGCATCTCGGAGCAGCTGATGGGGGAGATCGAGTCCGGCTGGCGCAGCGCGACCCCCGCCAACCTCATCAAGATCGCGGCCGCGCTGAACTGCCCGATCGTCGTCCTGGAGCGCAAGCGGCACGCCACGACGGCCCCGGCGGCCACCACCGCCGACTGACCGCCCGCCGACGCCGAGCCGGCGGCGCCCCGCGCCGAGCCGCGGATAACCGGGTGAAGAAGAACGCCGAGCGCGCTGAACAACTCCGCCCGGCGGTACGTACCACTCCCCGGCAGACGTCCTCCGCACGACCGGCCGCCGGGGTGGGGCCGCTCCGCGGTCGCCACCTGCCGACGTCCGTCCCCCACGTCAAGGAGTGTCGTCTTGGACACCGACAAGCGGCTCGATGCTGCACGCCCCTACGTCTTAGCCCTGTTCCGCATGGTCGTGAGCCTGCTCTTCGCCTGCCACGGAGCGGCCACCGTGCTGGGCGCCTTCGGCGGCCCCGACGGCGGCCGGCCGGCGCTGGGCGCCTGGCCCGGATGGTGGGCCGGGTTGATCCAACTGGCCAGCGGAATCCTCGTCTTCGTCGGCATCGGCGACACCGGCACCCGCCTCGCGGCACTGGCCGGCTCCGGCTCGATGGCCTACGCCTACTTCACGGTGCATCAGAAGCACGCCCTGTGGCCGATCCAGAACGGCGGTGAGCCGGCGGCCATGTTCTGCTGGAGTCTGC from Streptomyces sp. NBC_01198 includes these protein-coding regions:
- a CDS encoding RES family NAD+ phosphorylase, with translation MPDQMIPAPTVRAAPHRHVLPAGTELWRVHSVRRAATDFKAVPADLHWGGGRFCDIRDELSTDRRPYLYAGLSPLTAVCETLARDLRTRQDGRRRITQPRVRDMLLSKVVAAVDLPLVDLTDNSHLAAVHQDIWLVQAQAPEYPRTRRWGSWIRGQASWAVGIRWPSRQDSGLVSGEVCALYDRTGGPGLLKPSSDDPLELNSAAGRDYLNDLLAPLRIRVEHPRRRP
- a CDS encoding ArsR/SmtB family transcription factor, giving the protein MSLAATAALLADRTRAAFCLALLDGRAWTAGELARHAGVAPSTASEHLSRLVAGGLLAEERQGRHRYVRLADNAAALVEDLSAYALDAGAAPAPHSLRESVRRSAEARARTCYDHLAGRLGVAVADAALERRLVTDDAGLAVTEAGRAWLAGLGIDVAALRGGRPVLRRCLDWTERRHHLAGAVGAALCARAFELGWVERIGSGRALKVTADGERAFRDQLAVDLRA
- a CDS encoding COG4315 family predicted lipoprotein: MRPHVRIAAAVASTALATAAVTACSGSGSPSSSAGKTASPSTSYAMEEAAKAAPATVNTKSVPLGKILVNDKNLTLYLFQADKTTKSTCTGACATAWPPLIVKGKPTASGGAQSKKLSTTKRSDGSMQVTYNGHPLYHFAGDKKPGNVNGQGLNNFGAKWYVLGTNGKQITKSSSQNPGGGGY
- a CDS encoding helix-turn-helix domain-containing protein; protein product: MDTSAPHQAVLDGVGPRLRRLRAERRLTLAALSETTGISKSTLSRLESGHRRPSLELLLPLAAAYRVPLDDLVGAPEVGDPRVRLAPRSLPNGGTVVPLSRGPGPLQAYKMIVPARGSEPDLRTHEGYEWLYVLHGRLRLVLADHDLTLEPGEAAEFDTRLPHWFSGAGGQPAEVLSLFGRQGERMHVRARPRR
- a CDS encoding class I SAM-dependent methyltransferase, which encodes MSADASTRGPAQGQQHHGNGDHGHGGPGHGDHGHAGHGQRTDIDWEAMADTLENAGELRLPLLRTTAARLRELLGPRHDVRRVLDVGSGPGVMTCVLAEEFGDAEAVAVDGTQALLDRTLARAERLGLGSRVGTKLAELPDGLDDGLGRADLVWSSMAVHHLGDQQGALDALAGTLRPGGLLAVAEGGLPMRFLPRDIGVGRPGLQARLDAVQEEWFAIMRAELPGYTPAVDDWPAMLTRAGLAEVTTFTTVLDIPGPLPAPARAHLHAYLSRVRETVAGSLPEDDLSTLDTLLSPTAPEGIAHRADAFLLAPTTVFAGTRASV
- a CDS encoding helix-turn-helix domain-containing protein; amino-acid sequence: MTEGPDAPPEGQLIKQALVGSRLSQREAARRAGISETRWRQLVSGYQLVSRAKVPVRSPDDTLARMARAVGVTAEQLAGAGREGAAAVLREADATAAPLGRGTDPGSASGRSRVEERWPLVQAVLRQARLGLTAAEYDTLAGRITSYVARPAADEAGDPAP
- a CDS encoding helix-turn-helix domain-containing protein; translated protein: MAPRTRTRPSRLHQEPEAVTWAREKAGLTKRALADQVGISEQLMGEIESGWRSATPANLIKIAAALNCPIVVLERKRHATTAPAATTAD
- a CDS encoding DoxX family protein; this translates as MDTDKRLDAARPYVLALFRMVVSLLFACHGAATVLGAFGGPDGGRPALGAWPGWWAGLIQLASGILVFVGIGDTGTRLAALAGSGSMAYAYFTVHQKHALWPIQNGGEPAAMFCWSLLLITVMGPGAWSLVRVSRRFQPAGAVPVPAEREPELT